In the Grimontia kaedaensis genome, one interval contains:
- the iolB gene encoding 5-deoxy-glucuronate isomerase: MSDLLSKRNLPDEKGRYQNITPASAGWKYVGFQAYQLAPDETITFKASSDEEICLVLVGGKANATLAGESLGEIGDRSGPFEKKKPYSLYVTAGDTAELTATTDVELAVCRATGKGTFPSRLITPEQVGAEARGNGNNKRYVHNILPDNEDADSLLVVEVYTDEGCTSSYPSHKHDRDAPPEETHLEETYYHRLNPSQGFCIQRVYTDERDLDESMAVYDGDVVMVPRGYHPVATIAGYDSYYLNVMAGPVRKWLFTWEEDHAWVNSPEYANKHNNQK, from the coding sequence ATGTCTGACCTGCTTTCCAAGCGAAACCTGCCCGACGAAAAAGGGCGCTACCAGAATATCACTCCCGCCTCTGCAGGCTGGAAATACGTAGGCTTTCAGGCTTACCAACTCGCACCTGATGAAACGATCACGTTCAAAGCCAGCAGTGACGAGGAAATCTGTCTTGTGCTGGTGGGCGGTAAAGCGAATGCCACATTGGCAGGTGAATCACTGGGTGAAATTGGCGACCGTTCAGGGCCGTTTGAAAAGAAAAAACCGTACTCGCTATACGTCACTGCGGGAGATACTGCTGAACTGACTGCCACCACGGACGTTGAGCTTGCAGTATGTCGCGCTACGGGTAAAGGCACATTTCCTTCTCGTCTTATCACTCCTGAGCAAGTTGGCGCAGAGGCGAGAGGAAACGGCAATAACAAACGCTATGTACACAACATTCTCCCAGATAACGAGGACGCAGACAGCCTGCTGGTGGTAGAAGTCTATACTGACGAAGGTTGTACCAGTTCATACCCCAGCCACAAGCATGACAGGGACGCACCGCCGGAAGAAACACACCTTGAGGAAACCTACTACCACAGATTGAACCCGTCTCAGGGTTTCTGCATTCAGCGGGTTTATACCGATGAGCGTGATCTTGATGAAAGCATGGCCGTTTACGACGGCGATGTGGTCATGGTTCCCCGTGGTTATCATCCTGTGGCGACCATAGCGGGTTATGACAGCTATTACCTGAATGTCATGGCGGGGCCAGTAAGAAAATGGTTGTTCACCTGGGAAGAAGACCATGCGTGGGTGAACAGTCCGGAATATGCCAACAAGCACAACAATCAAAAATAG
- the iolG gene encoding inositol 2-dehydrogenase, which produces MFNIALFGCGRIGKVHAVNIDAHPLTQIKAVIDPYHEGAAKLADEYDAEVMTTEEAMADPDIHAVVICSATDTHADLIEQAARAGKAIFCEKPIDLSLERVRGCLNVVNENNAKLLVGFNRRYDPQFRTLKDLFESGAIGKAETLVITSRDPSPPPAEYVKVSGGIFRDMSIHDLDMARFIMGEDPVSVSAHGSCLVDPAIGEAGDIDSAVVVMHFESGAMATIINSRRSGYGYDQRIELHGSKGMLKAGNVREHQVEHWGDENCAAAKPQYFFLERYKDAYIAEWQHFVDVLEGKAEPQCTGMDGELALYLAECALESLEMHQTVKVN; this is translated from the coding sequence ATGTTTAATATCGCGTTATTCGGCTGTGGACGGATAGGGAAAGTCCATGCAGTGAATATAGACGCTCACCCGCTGACTCAAATCAAAGCGGTGATAGACCCTTATCACGAAGGCGCTGCCAAACTTGCAGATGAATATGATGCCGAAGTGATGACTACGGAAGAAGCCATGGCAGATCCGGATATTCATGCCGTGGTGATTTGTTCCGCGACAGATACCCATGCGGATTTGATTGAGCAAGCTGCGCGAGCGGGCAAAGCAATTTTCTGTGAAAAGCCGATAGACCTGAGTTTGGAGCGAGTCAGGGGATGCCTGAATGTCGTGAATGAAAATAATGCCAAGTTACTCGTTGGCTTTAACCGTCGCTACGACCCTCAATTCCGTACCCTGAAAGATTTGTTTGAATCCGGCGCAATTGGTAAAGCCGAAACCTTGGTGATCACGTCCCGCGACCCATCGCCACCACCTGCTGAATACGTGAAAGTATCCGGCGGCATTTTCCGTGACATGTCGATTCATGATTTGGACATGGCACGTTTCATCATGGGTGAAGATCCGGTTTCAGTATCAGCGCACGGCTCATGCTTGGTAGACCCAGCGATTGGTGAAGCTGGCGATATCGACAGTGCTGTTGTGGTCATGCATTTCGAATCCGGTGCGATGGCGACCATCATTAATAGCCGCCGTTCTGGCTATGGTTACGATCAACGTATCGAACTGCATGGCAGCAAAGGCATGTTGAAAGCAGGCAATGTCCGCGAGCATCAGGTTGAACATTGGGGCGACGAAAACTGTGCTGCGGCTAAGCCTCAGTACTTCTTCCTGGAAAGATACAAAGACGCTTACATTGCCGAGTGGCAACACTTTGTCGATGTATTGGAAGGCAAAGCAGAGCCGCAATGTACTGGCATGGATGGCGAATTGGCCCTTTACCTCGCGGAATGTGCGCTGGAATCGCTGGAAATGCACCAAACGGTGAAAGTGAATTAG
- a CDS encoding DNA-3-methyladenine glycosylase I, with protein sequence MERCSWANVSELDQKYHDEEWGVPVHDDQQLFEMLILEGAQAGLSWTTILKKREGYREAFDKFHIETVAAYDEKKIADLLENPAIVRNKLKVNGTVINAKLVLEIQKEFGGFNEYIWQFVGGKPIINHWETLGDVPTSTPESDAMSKALKKKGFKFVGTTICYAYMQATGMVNDHLTSCFRYGVDVGE encoded by the coding sequence ATGGAGCGTTGCAGCTGGGCGAATGTAAGCGAACTGGATCAGAAATATCACGACGAAGAGTGGGGTGTGCCTGTTCATGATGATCAGCAACTGTTTGAAATGCTGATTCTGGAAGGTGCGCAAGCAGGATTAAGCTGGACCACTATTCTCAAAAAGCGTGAAGGTTACCGCGAAGCTTTCGACAAATTCCATATTGAAACCGTGGCGGCCTATGACGAAAAGAAAATCGCCGATCTGTTGGAAAACCCGGCCATCGTCCGTAACAAACTCAAAGTGAATGGCACTGTGATTAACGCCAAGTTGGTGTTGGAAATCCAGAAAGAGTTTGGCGGCTTCAACGAATACATCTGGCAGTTTGTGGGTGGAAAACCCATCATCAATCATTGGGAAACCTTAGGGGATGTCCCAACTTCCACACCCGAATCTGATGCCATGAGTAAAGCGCTGAAAAAGAAAGGCTTTAAGTTTGTGGGTACCACGATTTGTTATGCCTATATGCAGGCGACCGGTATGGTGAACGATCACCTGACAAGCTGCTTCCGCTATGGGGTTGATGTCGGCGAATAA